The following proteins are encoded in a genomic region of Diabrotica virgifera virgifera chromosome 1, PGI_DIABVI_V3a:
- the LOC126886052 gene encoding uncharacterized protein LOC126886052, producing the protein MPRRKKGGDLASSAAKRRKKKEHRRNETEEEREARLQNQRTRMRTLRSTKNEERKENESIEESRILKDNLTKEAFHYEPTKKYYNHKHVVIGKMDNICQFCHAKKFSKETAGLCCMNGKIRLPPLEAPPQEFLHYMTGETQESKHFLQNIRLTSKNPASLTVSYM; encoded by the coding sequence ATGCCTAGACGTAAAAAAGGAGGAGATCTTGCCAGTTCTGCAGCGAAACGGCGGAAAAAAAAAGAACATAGAAGAAATGAAACGGAAGAAGAGCGCGAAGCACGTTTACAAAATCAACGAACTAGGATGAGAACTCTGAGAAGCacaaaaaatgaagaaagaaaAGAGAACGAAAGTATAGAAGAATCgagaattttaaaagataatttaaCAAAGGAAGCATTCCACTACGAACCGACGAAAAAATATTACAATCATAAACATGTTGTGATCGGAAAAATGGATAACATTTGCCAATTTTGCCACGCGAAAAAATTCAGTAAAGAAACAGCAGGTCTCTGTTGCATGAATGGAAAAATTCGACTACCACCACTGGAAGCACCTCCACAGGAATTTCTACATTACATGACCGGGGAAACACAAGAATcaaaacactttcttcaaaatATAAGATTAACCTCAAAGAACCCTGCTTCTCTCACGGTCAGCTATATGTAG